One Streptomyces coeruleorubidus DNA segment encodes these proteins:
- a CDS encoding endonuclease/exonuclease/phosphatase family protein — protein sequence MDTAAAEWTATDGPEHRPPGRRLGAWCAALLFAAVSVVTGFRTADSDGITPVPQVLAFLPWLLAPTGLALLLTLLSRWWLGTVWGVVLLGLLAWFIEPYGKVGDPAGRPVADVRVLTSNVEFGQGSGSLVAAVRREKPDIVFVQECEYECDARLKDDLSQDYPHRRAVEGGGSEGSVILSRFPLRPTDGVPGTMGMPGAIADVDGHPVRLQLAHPMPPLPGQLDLWRTELDALRDAATADPGTPLVLAGDFNASQDHAAFRRILDTGLSDAARLDDADRTATWPARTAPTFGAQIDHVLVSEDFAADRTRILDVADTDHRAVLTDLTLHSGR from the coding sequence TTGGACACCGCCGCTGCCGAGTGGACCGCCACCGACGGGCCGGAACACCGTCCGCCCGGACGGCGGCTCGGCGCCTGGTGCGCCGCCCTGCTGTTCGCCGCGGTCAGTGTGGTGACCGGCTTCCGGACCGCCGACAGCGACGGCATCACGCCCGTCCCGCAGGTCCTCGCCTTCCTCCCCTGGCTGCTCGCCCCCACCGGCCTGGCGCTGCTGCTCACCCTGCTGTCCCGGTGGTGGCTCGGGACGGTCTGGGGAGTGGTCCTGCTCGGCCTGCTGGCCTGGTTCATCGAGCCGTACGGCAAGGTCGGCGACCCCGCCGGCCGCCCGGTCGCCGACGTGCGCGTGCTGACCTCGAACGTCGAGTTCGGGCAGGGCTCCGGGTCCCTGGTCGCCGCCGTCCGCCGCGAGAAACCGGACATCGTCTTCGTACAGGAATGCGAGTACGAGTGTGACGCGCGGCTGAAGGACGACCTCTCCCAGGACTACCCGCACCGCCGGGCCGTCGAGGGCGGCGGCTCCGAGGGCTCCGTCATCCTCAGCCGCTTCCCGCTGCGCCCCACCGACGGCGTCCCCGGCACCATGGGCATGCCCGGGGCGATCGCCGACGTCGACGGGCATCCCGTACGGCTCCAGCTCGCCCACCCCATGCCCCCGCTGCCCGGCCAGCTGGACCTCTGGCGCACGGAGCTGGACGCCCTGCGCGACGCGGCCACCGCCGACCCCGGCACACCCCTGGTCCTGGCCGGCGACTTCAACGCCTCCCAGGACCACGCCGCCTTCCGCCGCATCCTCGACACCGGCCTGAGCGACGCCGCCCGCCTGGACGACGCCGACCGCACGGCCACCTGGCCGGCCCGGACCGCCCCGACGTTCGGCGCGCAGATCGACCACGTACTGGTGTCGGAGGACTTCGCGGCCGACCGCACGCGCATCCTGGACGTGGCCGACACGGATCACCGGGCGGTGCTGACGGACCTCACGCTGCACTCAGGCCGGTGA
- a CDS encoding effector-associated constant component EACC1, whose amino-acid sequence MTEGDEVAVLGVRVRLGAGATVDDVRALKTWLEREEPLEELLSKRHLIIEEQAGTDGPDGRLGPDIELVLRVLGHVVTLAALTEYTARAVKAWTNNRRRLQRGDPDPEIRPLDPDGE is encoded by the coding sequence ATGACAGAGGGGGACGAAGTGGCTGTCTTAGGCGTACGCGTGCGGCTGGGCGCCGGCGCGACCGTGGACGATGTCAGAGCACTGAAGACGTGGCTGGAGCGGGAAGAGCCGCTGGAGGAACTGCTCTCCAAACGGCACCTGATCATTGAGGAGCAGGCCGGCACGGACGGGCCCGATGGGCGGCTGGGGCCCGACATCGAACTCGTTCTGAGAGTGCTCGGTCACGTCGTCACGCTCGCGGCACTGACCGAGTACACCGCACGCGCGGTGAAGGCCTGGACGAACAACCGCCGCAGGCTCCAGCGCGGCGATCCCGATCCAGAGATCCGCCCGCTGGACCCCGACGGGGAGTAG
- a CDS encoding PH domain-containing protein, with product MALFGNAHTVDPASAQQDYARLLGHGEQVHAAFLLIRDTILFTDRRLILIDKQGITGKKVEYHSVPYRSITHFAVETAGTFDLDAELKIWISGTPTPIEKTFTKGVDIYEVQAILTQFVAR from the coding sequence ATGGCACTGTTCGGCAACGCGCACACCGTCGACCCGGCATCGGCCCAGCAGGACTACGCCCGCCTCCTCGGCCACGGCGAACAGGTCCACGCCGCGTTCCTCCTCATCCGCGACACCATCCTCTTCACCGACCGCCGCCTGATCCTGATCGACAAGCAGGGCATCACCGGCAAGAAGGTGGAGTACCACTCCGTCCCCTACCGCAGCATCACCCACTTCGCGGTGGAAACGGCCGGCACCTTCGACCTCGACGCCGAACTCAAGATCTGGATCTCCGGCACCCCGACCCCCATCGAGAAGACCTTCACCAAGGGCGTCGACATCTACGAGGTCCAGGCGATCCTGACCCAGTTCGTGGCGCGGTAA
- a CDS encoding VWA domain-containing protein, which produces MGILTLLRNAFGRSRKSRTAEAEGAAQTTTTPADTPPQESPASGTPTPAAADPKVPSPSPEPTPGPAADVPDPRGEHDLVSLIFDNVTVPRPARPAEGEPAVAEQPGAEEKPEVAEKPGDEPAVEEPAVAEKPTVGEEPVAQEEPAVVEEPAAQEEPTVVEEPAAQEEPTVVEEPAAQEEPAAEKPQVVEEPTVAEKPATVAPEAEAEAETKPTVEEPTEATTAEQPVTEEPTASEEATAEKPTAAEAPVPEEPESSSTPEPAAPEKPEDKAQAEPTAKAEPTTESDATAEAEPTAKAVDTPAAADGESAPQGPPALDDESSTGGAGGNNDTAEAEGEAEQDTPAPAVPLTRIKTHAATLTTAYKAATTTLKKHNLTGTRAKVYLVLDRSASMRPYYKDGSAQALAEQTLALAAHLDPEATVPVFFFSTELDGTGEITLTDHENKIDDLHAGLGRMGRTSYHAAVEAVLAHHGKEATPDTPALVIFQTDGAPDAKTPATQALTEAAKTHPAVFFSFVAFGDPENKAFDYLRKLKTPNTSHFLAGETPRELTDKELYEGVLANWRP; this is translated from the coding sequence ATGGGCATTCTCACTCTCTTGCGGAACGCGTTCGGACGGTCACGCAAGTCACGGACCGCCGAGGCGGAGGGTGCGGCGCAGACCACGACGACCCCGGCGGACACGCCTCCCCAGGAATCACCGGCGTCCGGGACCCCCACCCCCGCCGCGGCGGACCCGAAGGTCCCGTCTCCCTCCCCGGAACCGACCCCCGGCCCGGCAGCCGACGTCCCGGACCCCCGCGGCGAACACGACCTCGTGTCCTTGATCTTCGACAATGTGACGGTGCCGAGGCCTGCGCGGCCGGCGGAGGGGGAGCCGGCGGTTGCGGAGCAGCCGGGGGCTGAGGAGAAGCCGGAGGTTGCGGAGAAGCCGGGGGACGAGCCGGCGGTTGAGGAACCGGCGGTCGCTGAGAAGCCGACGGTTGGGGAGGAGCCGGTTGCTCAGGAGGAGCCGGCGGTCGTCGAGGAGCCGGCTGCTCAGGAGGAGCCGACGGTCGTCGAGGAGCCGGCTGCTCAGGAGGAGCCGACGGTCGTCGAGGAGCCGGCTGCTCAGGAGGAGCCGGCGGCGGAGAAGCCGCAGGTTGTGGAGGAGCCGACGGTCGCGGAGAAGCCTGCGACGGTGGCGCCGGAGGCGGAGGCGGAGGCGGAGACCAAGCCGACGGTGGAGGAGCCGACGGAGGCGACTACGGCGGAGCAGCCGGTCACCGAGGAGCCGACAGCGTCGGAAGAGGCCACGGCCGAGAAGCCGACCGCCGCCGAGGCCCCGGTGCCCGAGGAGCCCGAGTCGTCGTCGACCCCCGAGCCCGCAGCACCGGAGAAGCCGGAGGACAAGGCCCAGGCCGAGCCCACGGCCAAGGCAGAGCCGACGACCGAGTCAGACGCGACGGCCGAGGCGGAGCCGACGGCCAAGGCCGTGGACACCCCCGCAGCCGCCGACGGCGAGTCCGCCCCACAGGGGCCACCCGCACTCGACGACGAAAGCAGCACGGGCGGTGCGGGTGGGAACAACGACACGGCCGAAGCCGAGGGCGAGGCCGAACAGGACACCCCCGCCCCCGCCGTCCCCCTCACCCGCATCAAAACCCACGCAGCCACCCTCACCACCGCCTACAAGGCCGCCACCACCACCCTCAAGAAGCACAACCTCACCGGCACCCGAGCCAAGGTCTACCTCGTCCTCGACCGCTCCGCCTCCATGCGCCCGTACTACAAGGACGGCTCCGCCCAGGCCCTCGCCGAACAAACCCTCGCCCTCGCCGCCCACCTCGACCCCGAGGCCACCGTCCCGGTCTTCTTCTTCTCCACCGAGCTCGACGGCACCGGCGAGATCACCCTCACCGACCACGAGAACAAGATCGACGACCTGCACGCCGGCCTCGGCCGCATGGGCCGCACCAGCTACCACGCAGCCGTCGAAGCGGTCCTCGCCCACCACGGCAAGGAAGCGACCCCCGACACCCCGGCCCTGGTGATCTTCCAGACGGACGGCGCCCCCGACGCCAAGACCCCCGCCACCCAGGCCCTCACCGAGGCCGCCAAGACCCACCCCGCCGTCTTCTTCTCCTTCGTCGCCTTCGGCGACCCGGAGAACAAGGCCTTCGACTACCTCCGCAAGCTCAAGACCCCCAACACGTCCCACTTCCTCGCCGGCGAAACCCCCCGCGAGCTCACGGACAAGGAGCTCTACGAGGGCGTACTGGCGAACTGGCGCCCGTAG
- the metG gene encoding methionine--tRNA ligase, with product MAATGSEKQGAKAYYVSTPIYYVNDAPHLGHAYTTVAGDVLTRWHRQRGEKVWYLTGTDEHGQKIMRTAEANGVTPQAWADKLVTEAWKPLWEHLEIANDDFIRTTQKRHTDRVQEFVQDLYDKGEIYKGGYEGPYCVGCEEYKLPGELLDGEGEYAGQKLCPIHKKPVEILSEENYFFKLSEYGEKLLAHYEANPGFIQPESARNEVVNFVRQGLQDLSISRSTFDWGIPIPWDDKHVIYVWVDALLNYATAVGYNENQAKFEETFPADVHLVGKDILRFHAVIWPAMLMAQGLPLPGKIAANGWLMVGGEKMSKSNLTGIKPQDLTSHFGVDAYRWYFLRAIAFGQDGSFSWEDFSARYTSELANDYGNLASRVAAMVGKYFGGTLPEATAAGEAEQAIHAGLAKAVTEADRRIGEDLDFQGGILAIFDFVKQVNGYITEQEPWKVAKDTSDEGKARLATILYTAAESLRAVAVLLNPVMPETSQKLWDSLGATASLGALADQKIGEADEWGRLPAGTTVTKGAVLFPRLEEKPTA from the coding sequence ATGGCGGCCACTGGATCCGAGAAGCAGGGAGCGAAGGCGTACTACGTCTCGACCCCCATCTACTACGTAAACGACGCTCCTCACCTGGGCCACGCCTATACGACCGTCGCAGGCGACGTGCTCACCCGCTGGCACCGCCAGCGCGGCGAGAAGGTGTGGTACCTCACCGGCACGGACGAGCACGGTCAGAAGATCATGCGCACGGCCGAAGCCAACGGGGTCACCCCCCAGGCGTGGGCCGACAAACTCGTCACCGAAGCGTGGAAGCCCCTCTGGGAGCACCTGGAGATCGCGAACGACGACTTCATCCGCACCACGCAGAAGCGGCACACGGACCGCGTCCAGGAGTTCGTCCAGGACCTGTACGACAAGGGCGAGATCTACAAGGGCGGCTACGAGGGCCCGTACTGCGTCGGCTGCGAGGAGTACAAGCTCCCCGGCGAGCTCCTCGACGGCGAGGGCGAGTACGCGGGCCAGAAGCTCTGCCCGATCCACAAGAAGCCCGTCGAGATCCTCAGCGAGGAGAACTACTTCTTCAAGCTGAGCGAGTACGGCGAGAAGCTCCTCGCCCACTACGAGGCGAACCCCGGCTTCATCCAGCCCGAGTCCGCGCGCAACGAGGTCGTGAACTTCGTACGCCAGGGCCTGCAGGACCTCTCCATCTCGCGCTCGACGTTCGACTGGGGCATCCCGATCCCGTGGGACGACAAGCACGTGATCTACGTCTGGGTCGACGCCCTGCTGAACTACGCCACGGCGGTCGGCTACAACGAGAACCAGGCCAAGTTCGAGGAGACCTTCCCGGCCGACGTCCACCTGGTCGGCAAGGACATCCTCCGCTTCCACGCGGTGATCTGGCCGGCGATGCTGATGGCGCAGGGCCTCCCGCTGCCCGGGAAGATCGCGGCCAACGGCTGGCTGATGGTCGGCGGCGAGAAGATGTCGAAGTCGAACCTGACCGGCATCAAGCCGCAGGACCTGACCTCGCACTTCGGCGTGGACGCCTACCGCTGGTACTTCCTGCGCGCGATCGCCTTCGGCCAGGACGGCTCCTTCTCCTGGGAGGACTTCTCCGCCCGCTACACCAGCGAGCTGGCGAACGACTACGGCAACCTGGCGTCCCGCGTCGCGGCGATGGTGGGCAAGTACTTCGGCGGCACGCTGCCCGAGGCCACGGCGGCCGGCGAGGCGGAGCAGGCGATCCACGCGGGCCTGGCGAAGGCGGTCACGGAGGCGGACCGCCGCATCGGCGAGGACCTGGACTTCCAGGGCGGCATCCTGGCGATCTTCGACTTCGTCAAGCAGGTCAACGGCTACATCACGGAGCAGGAGCCGTGGAAGGTCGCCAAGGACACGTCGGACGAGGGCAAGGCCCGTCTGGCGACGATCCTCTACACGGCCGCGGAGTCCCTCCGCGCGGTGGCGGTCCTCCTCAACCCGGTCATGCCGGAGACCTCCCAGAAGCTCTGGGACTCGCTCGGCGCGACGGCCTCCCTCGGCGCCCTCGCGGACCAGAAGATCGGCGAGGCCGACGAGTGGGGCAGGCTCCCCGCCGGCACGACGGTCACCAAGGGCGCGGTCCTCTTCCCGCGCCTGGAGGAGAAGCCGACGGCGTAA
- a CDS encoding PhoX family protein, which yields MRKLLPLIGTPSGSHPGGRSAMTCRYRCGDACFHEVPNTSSNEYVGDVIAGALSRRSMMRAAAVVTVAAAGAGAVGVAQAPQAGAVPADAAAAGTAAEAARRQHKGARGLRFAPVEPNTADAVTVPEGYRQNVVIRWGEPILRGVPAFDPEKQTAKAQAGQFGYNCDFLALLPLPGERGRQLLVANHEYTDEVLMFRGYDSANPTREQAEIAWAAHGLSAVVVEGDRKTGKLTAVPRHQLNRRVTATSEFRLTGPVAGSDLVKTSADPSGTKVLGTLNNCSGGVTPWGTTLHGEENFNQYFANSSRATDKRYGVGTGASERKWERFDKRFDVAQEPNEVHRFGYVVEFDPYDPSSTPRKHTALGRFKHEAATVRLTQDGRPVVYSGDDERFDYFYKFVGSKRMRHGSSRAVREHNLSLLDEGTLYVAKLTGDSPAIEIDGTGKLPNDGEFDGSGEWIPLATATAEGAVSHVDGMSADEVFVFTRLAGDKVGATKMDRPEDIEPNPVTGKVYVALTNNSNRGVGTNAKADEANPRNANKHGHVLELTERWNRPESTRFAWSLFLVAGDPDDPATYFAGFPKEGVSPISCPDNVAFDPYGNLWISTDGAQLGSHDGLFGVATRGERRGELKQFLTVPKGAETCGPIIQDRRVLVAVQHPGEIDGASVEKPASTWPDGPGTYVRPAVVAVWRADGCDIGV from the coding sequence GTGCGAAAGCTGCTGCCGCTGATCGGAACGCCGTCCGGTTCACACCCTGGCGGCCGGTCCGCCATGACCTGTCGTTACCGGTGTGGTGACGCCTGCTTCCACGAGGTGCCCAACACCAGCTCCAACGAGTACGTCGGTGATGTGATCGCCGGTGCGCTCAGCCGCCGGTCGATGATGCGGGCCGCGGCCGTGGTGACCGTGGCTGCCGCGGGCGCGGGGGCTGTGGGTGTCGCGCAGGCTCCGCAGGCCGGCGCCGTCCCGGCGGACGCCGCCGCGGCCGGCACCGCCGCCGAGGCCGCTCGGCGTCAACACAAGGGTGCGCGCGGGCTGCGCTTCGCGCCCGTCGAGCCCAACACCGCCGACGCCGTGACCGTGCCGGAGGGGTACCGGCAGAACGTCGTCATCCGCTGGGGCGAGCCCATCCTGCGCGGTGTGCCCGCCTTCGACCCGGAGAAGCAGACCGCCAAGGCGCAGGCCGGGCAGTTCGGGTACAACTGCGACTTCCTCGCGCTCCTTCCGCTGCCGGGCGAGCGCGGCCGGCAGCTGCTCGTCGCCAACCATGAGTACACCGATGAGGTGCTCATGTTCCGGGGGTACGACTCCGCCAACCCCACCCGTGAGCAGGCCGAGATCGCCTGGGCCGCGCACGGGCTGTCCGCCGTCGTCGTGGAGGGGGACCGGAAGACCGGGAAGCTCACCGCCGTCCCGCGGCACCAGCTCAACCGGCGCGTCACCGCCACCAGCGAGTTCCGGCTCACCGGGCCCGTCGCCGGCTCCGACCTCGTCAAGACCTCCGCCGACCCGAGCGGCACCAAGGTGCTCGGCACCCTCAACAACTGCTCGGGCGGTGTCACCCCGTGGGGCACCACGCTGCACGGCGAGGAGAACTTCAACCAGTACTTCGCCAACAGCAGCCGGGCGACCGACAAGCGCTACGGTGTCGGGACCGGGGCCAGCGAGCGGAAGTGGGAGCGGTTCGACAAGCGGTTCGACGTCGCCCAGGAGCCGAACGAGGTGCACCGGTTCGGGTACGTCGTGGAGTTCGACCCGTACGACCCGAGCTCCACTCCGCGCAAGCACACCGCCCTCGGGCGTTTCAAGCACGAGGCCGCCACCGTGCGGCTCACGCAGGACGGGCGGCCCGTCGTGTACTCGGGTGACGACGAGCGGTTCGACTACTTCTACAAGTTCGTCGGCAGCAAGCGGATGCGGCACGGCAGCAGCAGGGCCGTGCGCGAGCACAACCTCTCCCTGCTCGACGAGGGGACGCTGTACGTCGCCAAGCTCACCGGTGACTCCCCCGCCATCGAGATCGACGGCACGGGCAAGCTGCCGAACGACGGTGAGTTCGACGGGAGCGGCGAGTGGATTCCGCTGGCCACCGCCACCGCCGAGGGTGCCGTCTCGCACGTGGACGGGATGAGTGCCGACGAGGTGTTCGTCTTCACGCGGCTCGCCGGTGACAAGGTGGGGGCCACCAAGATGGACCGGCCCGAGGACATCGAGCCCAACCCGGTGACCGGCAAGGTGTACGTCGCCCTGACCAACAACAGCAACCGTGGCGTCGGCACCAACGCCAAGGCGGACGAGGCCAATCCGCGCAACGCCAACAAGCACGGGCACGTCCTGGAGCTCACCGAGCGCTGGAACCGGCCCGAGAGCACCAGGTTCGCCTGGTCGCTGTTCCTCGTCGCCGGTGACCCGGACGACCCGGCGACCTACTTCGCCGGGTTCCCGAAGGAGGGCGTCAGCCCGATCTCCTGCCCGGACAACGTCGCCTTCGACCCCTACGGCAACCTGTGGATCTCCACCGACGGCGCCCAGCTCGGCTCCCACGACGGCCTGTTCGGCGTGGCGACCCGGGGTGAGCGGCGCGGTGAGCTGAAGCAGTTCCTGACCGTGCCGAAGGGCGCCGAGACCTGCGGTCCGATCATCCAGGACCGGCGCGTCCTGGTCGCCGTGCAGCACCCGGGCGAGATCGACGGCGCGTCCGTGGAGAAGCCCGCCAGCACCTGGCCCGACGGGCCCGGGACGTACGTCCGGCCGGCCGTCGTGGCCGTGTGGCGTGCGGACGGCTGCGACATCGGCGTCTGA
- a CDS encoding PLP-dependent aminotransferase family protein encodes MGDYRRIADRIADDIASGRLKPGQRLPPQRAFARRRGIASSTAGRVYGELVRRGLVVGEVGRGTFVRAAPDGPTGQALAEPGPADAPVNLELNYPSAPGQPELLAPVLAPLLRPDVLAEALLPAAATGTESAREAAAALLATPGWRPAPDRLLFTGNARQAIAAVLASLVRPGGRVGVEQLTYPLVKQIAARLGITLVPLAGDAAGLLPEAVAAAHRTAPLSALYVQPTLHNPTSLTTSRARLLQLAQLVHDLNLPVVEDRIWSFLHEPGDPLAAHAPALTHVVDGLSKRVAPGLTVGFLVVPPHRAGAVADAVRSGGWSAGRFALEAAVRWAGEGTVARLVAAKRADAARRQRILAEELAGFAVRSDPRAYFAWWELPAPWRADTFTGAAAAHGIAVTPGPAFAVAPGHTPDAVRLGLASAPEADLRRALRTLAHVAARRAGDRSGP; translated from the coding sequence ATGGGTGACTACCGCCGTATCGCCGACAGGATCGCCGACGACATCGCCAGCGGGCGGCTGAAGCCCGGTCAACGGCTGCCGCCGCAGCGGGCGTTCGCCCGGCGCCGGGGCATCGCCTCGTCGACGGCCGGGCGGGTGTACGGCGAACTCGTACGGCGCGGGCTGGTCGTCGGCGAGGTCGGGCGCGGCACCTTCGTACGGGCCGCCCCGGACGGGCCGACGGGGCAGGCGCTCGCCGAGCCGGGCCCGGCCGACGCCCCGGTCAACCTGGAGCTCAACTACCCCAGCGCACCCGGCCAGCCGGAGCTCCTCGCCCCCGTTCTCGCGCCGCTGCTGCGTCCCGACGTGCTGGCCGAGGCGCTGCTGCCGGCCGCCGCCACCGGTACCGAGTCGGCCCGGGAGGCCGCGGCCGCGCTCCTCGCCACCCCGGGCTGGCGCCCCGCCCCGGACCGGCTGCTGTTCACCGGCAACGCACGGCAGGCCATCGCCGCCGTGCTGGCCTCCCTGGTCCGGCCGGGCGGCCGGGTCGGCGTGGAGCAGCTGACGTATCCGCTGGTCAAGCAGATCGCGGCGCGGCTGGGCATCACCCTGGTGCCGCTGGCCGGTGACGCGGCCGGGCTGCTCCCGGAGGCCGTCGCCGCCGCGCACCGTACGGCGCCGCTGTCCGCCCTGTACGTGCAGCCGACGCTGCACAACCCGACGTCCCTGACGACGAGCCGCGCCCGCTTACTGCAACTCGCCCAGCTGGTCCACGACCTGAACCTGCCCGTGGTGGAGGACCGCATCTGGTCCTTCCTGCACGAGCCGGGCGATCCGCTCGCCGCTCACGCCCCCGCCCTCACCCACGTCGTCGACGGTCTCTCCAAGCGGGTCGCGCCGGGCCTCACCGTCGGTTTCCTCGTCGTGCCGCCGCACCGGGCCGGGGCCGTGGCCGATGCCGTGCGGTCGGGCGGGTGGAGTGCGGGGCGGTTCGCGCTGGAGGCGGCCGTGCGGTGGGCCGGGGAGGGCACCGTGGCGCGGCTGGTGGCGGCCAAGCGGGCGGACGCGGCGCGCAGGCAGCGGATCCTCGCCGAGGAGCTCGCGGGCTTCGCCGTACGGTCCGATCCGCGCGCCTACTTCGCCTGGTGGGAGCTGCCCGCCCCGTGGCGCGCGGACACCTTCACCGGGGCCGCCGCCGCGCACGGCATCGCCGTCACGCCCGGCCCCGCCTTCGCCGTCGCCCCCGGCCACACGCCCGACGCCGTCAGGCTCGGGCTCGCGTCGGCTCCGGAGGCGGATCTGCGGCGGGCGCTGCGGACGCTCGCGCACGTCGCCGCGCGGCGAGCCGGGGACCGTAGCGGCCCGTGA
- a CDS encoding alpha/beta fold hydrolase: MAPFLAYEDKGPVTPRQPHVPRVPLVLVHGHPFDRTMWAPQLGTFSAARRVIAPDLRGYGASPTTPAVTDFSQFARDIEALLDELEVESFVLAGLSMGGQIAMDCYRLFPGRVRGLVLADTFPAAETPEGVRTRDAMADRLLREGMRGYADEVLERMVAPYAPAEVKAHVHRMMTAASPEGAAAALRARARRPDYAALLTRVSVPALVVVGADDTYTPVSDARAMHAALPESVLHVIDGTAHMPNLERPEEFDKALGEFLARVDARPGDAGRRQPSTAPPRL; the protein is encoded by the coding sequence ATGGCACCCTTCCTCGCATACGAGGACAAAGGCCCCGTAACCCCACGGCAGCCCCATGTCCCCCGCGTCCCCCTCGTTCTCGTCCACGGCCACCCCTTCGACCGCACGATGTGGGCCCCGCAGCTCGGCACGTTCTCGGCGGCCCGCCGCGTCATCGCCCCCGACCTGCGCGGCTACGGCGCCTCCCCGACCACCCCGGCCGTCACGGACTTCTCGCAGTTCGCCCGGGACATCGAGGCCCTGCTCGACGAGCTGGAGGTGGAGTCCTTCGTCCTCGCCGGGCTGTCCATGGGCGGCCAGATCGCGATGGACTGCTACCGCCTGTTCCCCGGCCGCGTCCGGGGCCTGGTCCTCGCGGACACCTTCCCGGCGGCCGAGACCCCGGAGGGCGTCCGCACCCGCGACGCCATGGCTGACCGCCTCCTGCGGGAGGGCATGCGCGGCTACGCCGACGAGGTCCTGGAGCGGATGGTCGCCCCGTACGCCCCCGCCGAGGTCAAGGCGCACGTCCACCGCATGATGACGGCCGCCTCCCCCGAGGGCGCCGCCGCGGCCCTGCGCGCCCGCGCCCGGCGCCCCGACTACGCCGCCCTGCTCACCCGCGTGTCCGTCCCGGCCCTGGTCGTCGTGGGAGCCGACGACACCTACACCCCGGTCTCCGACGCCCGGGCCATGCACGCGGCCCTCCCGGAGTCGGTCCTGCACGTGATCGACGGCACGGCCCACATGCCGAACCTCGAACGCCCCGAGGAGTTCGACAAGGCGCTCGGGGAATTCCTGGCCCGCGTCGACGCACGGCCCGGGGACGCCGGCCGGCGGCAACCTTCCACCGCCCCACCCCGTCTTTGA